One Psychrobacillus glaciei genomic region harbors:
- a CDS encoding PhoH family protein has product MSEHTQLDLNLKDTAEAVMLLGISDKNLKLIEEELKVQLITRGETIRIAGDEKNVGEAKKLMEQLLAVIHKGININQRDVSSAIEMSINGTIEYFSGLYDEEIARNIKGKAIRAKTIGQREYIQGIRRFDLAFGIGPAGTGKTYLAVVMATQALKNAHVKKIILTRPAVEAGESLGFLPGDLKEKVDPYLRPLYDALHDILGMEQTERLMERGTIEIAPLAYMRGRTLDDAFVILDEAQNTTKAQMKMFLTRMGFGSKMVITGDKTQIDLPKGAESGLIIAEKILKNVSGIHFQYLEQGDVVRHPLVAKIIQAYEEQQP; this is encoded by the coding sequence ATGAGCGAACATACACAATTAGACCTTAATTTGAAAGACACTGCCGAAGCAGTAATGCTTCTTGGCATATCAGATAAAAATCTAAAGCTTATTGAAGAGGAACTGAAAGTACAACTGATCACTAGAGGAGAAACAATAAGAATTGCTGGAGACGAAAAAAATGTGGGAGAAGCAAAAAAGTTGATGGAACAACTTCTCGCAGTCATTCACAAAGGGATTAATATAAATCAGCGGGATGTTTCCTCCGCTATTGAGATGAGTATTAACGGTACGATTGAGTATTTTTCTGGGTTATACGATGAAGAAATTGCAAGAAATATAAAGGGCAAAGCGATTCGAGCTAAAACAATTGGACAACGGGAATATATACAAGGAATACGTAGATTTGATTTAGCATTTGGAATTGGACCGGCTGGAACGGGTAAAACGTATTTAGCTGTAGTAATGGCGACCCAGGCATTGAAAAATGCGCATGTTAAAAAAATCATTCTAACACGTCCTGCTGTTGAAGCAGGTGAAAGTCTAGGTTTTCTACCAGGAGATCTGAAAGAGAAGGTAGACCCGTATTTAAGGCCGTTATACGATGCATTACATGATATATTAGGAATGGAGCAAACGGAACGACTAATGGAACGTGGGACGATTGAAATTGCCCCTCTCGCGTATATGAGAGGAAGAACATTAGATGATGCTTTCGTAATATTAGATGAAGCACAAAACACAACCAAAGCACAAATGAAAATGTTCCTTACCCGTATGGGATTCGGTTCTAAAATGGTAATCACAGGAGATAAAACCCAAATTGATTTACCAAAAGGTGCTGAATCTGGACTAATCATTGCAGAAAAAATATTAAAGAATGTATCCGGAATCCATTTTCAATATTTAGAACAAGGAGATGTCGTTCGCCATCCACTTGTCGCAAAAATTATACAAGCTTACGAAGAACAGCAGCCTTAA
- a CDS encoding sporulation protein YqfD, with translation MQQLIQVKVPVKTDQHLLFQRLLSANIGIYQVHSSDQYLFFSIKRKDLKLFRKIRRSLRLSVQLEDRMKEGTISSRSFSIIGFVLFIIIPVILAQFIWSVQIESDSPESNVLLSEELKVLNIKEKIRSSSLPSEQEIRQKILLKHKEYSWVHFTKSGSKFTVTPMLAPIQSEREIKNAPPTHLIAKRSGVVTDFELVKGVRAVEKNVSVNKGDILVNGFVTQGDKRIITSAEGKVFANYWIELEFEIPQKVSLMKPNDRKLVVQRKGDKKIEYWKEISLPTLLQNYLEAGYIRNLEEESYLLDKQSMKKLIRPLLYQKIINELPAGTQILEDKILQVTIQNDKVKGKVLFLINENIAIPQVIPQGDEA, from the coding sequence ATGCAACAGCTTATACAAGTAAAAGTACCAGTAAAAACGGATCAACACCTTTTATTTCAGCGTTTACTTTCAGCGAATATTGGTATTTATCAAGTGCACAGTTCAGATCAATACCTCTTTTTTTCTATAAAAAGAAAAGATTTAAAGCTTTTCCGAAAGATCAGGAGGTCATTGCGGCTCTCCGTTCAATTGGAAGACAGGATGAAGGAAGGCACAATTTCTTCTCGGTCGTTTTCAATTATTGGTTTTGTATTGTTTATCATTATACCTGTGATTCTTGCGCAATTTATATGGAGTGTTCAAATTGAGTCAGATTCGCCAGAAAGCAATGTTCTTCTCTCGGAAGAACTGAAGGTATTGAACATTAAAGAAAAAATACGTTCGTCTAGTTTACCTTCCGAACAAGAAATAAGGCAGAAAATACTGCTAAAACATAAAGAATACTCATGGGTACATTTTACGAAATCGGGATCCAAATTTACTGTAACCCCCATGCTTGCTCCTATTCAGTCGGAGCGTGAGATAAAAAATGCACCCCCAACGCATCTAATTGCGAAAAGAAGTGGAGTTGTTACTGATTTTGAATTAGTAAAAGGAGTAAGGGCTGTTGAAAAAAATGTCTCGGTTAACAAAGGAGATATTTTAGTAAATGGTTTTGTCACACAAGGAGATAAAAGAATTATTACAAGTGCCGAAGGGAAAGTATTTGCTAACTATTGGATTGAGCTTGAGTTTGAAATTCCACAAAAGGTTAGTTTGATGAAACCAAATGATAGAAAGCTTGTCGTTCAAAGAAAAGGGGATAAAAAAATTGAATACTGGAAGGAGATATCTCTTCCTACTCTTCTCCAAAATTATCTGGAAGCAGGATATATAAGAAATTTAGAGGAGGAATCATATTTATTGGATAAGCAATCGATGAAAAAACTAATACGGCCGTTACTTTATCAAAAAATTATAAATGAACTACCTGCAGGTACGCAAATACTCGAGGATAAAATTTTACAGGTGACCATTCAAAATGATAAAGTAAAAGGAAAAGTATTATTTTTGATAAATGAAAATATTGCGATTCCCCAAGTTATACCCCAAGGAGACGAAGCATGA
- the floA gene encoding flotillin-like protein FloA (flotillin-like protein involved in membrane lipid rafts), which yields MITLIVIIVLAFIVLSVFFTFFPIALWISALAAGVKISIFTLVGMRLRRVVPSRIVNPLIKAHKAGLTVSINQLESHYLAGGNVDRVVNALIAAHRANIALTFERAAAIDLAGRDVLEAVQMSVNPKVIETPFIAGVAMNGIEVKAKARITVRANIDRLVGGAGEETIVARVGEGIISTIGSSTSHERVLENPDLISQTVLAKGLDSGTAFEILSIDIADVDIGKNIGAELQTEQAEADKKIAQAKAEERRAMAVASEQEMKAKVVEMRSKVVEAEAEVPLAMAEALREGNIGVMDYMNYKNIQADTSMRDSISKVGGDKPSTEELKD from the coding sequence ATGATTACATTAATTGTAATAATTGTTTTAGCGTTTATCGTATTATCTGTATTTTTTACATTTTTTCCAATTGCATTATGGATTTCTGCACTTGCAGCAGGGGTTAAAATTAGTATCTTTACTTTAGTAGGAATGAGATTACGTCGAGTAGTTCCATCTCGCATTGTAAATCCACTTATTAAAGCGCATAAAGCTGGATTAACCGTTTCTATTAATCAATTAGAAAGTCATTATTTAGCTGGTGGTAATGTAGACCGCGTTGTTAATGCATTAATCGCAGCACACCGTGCAAATATTGCACTAACGTTTGAACGTGCGGCAGCAATTGATCTTGCCGGACGTGACGTATTAGAAGCGGTGCAAATGTCTGTAAATCCTAAAGTTATTGAGACACCATTTATCGCCGGCGTTGCAATGAACGGGATTGAAGTAAAAGCAAAAGCTCGTATTACAGTTCGTGCCAATATCGATCGTTTAGTCGGTGGTGCGGGTGAAGAAACAATTGTTGCCCGAGTTGGGGAAGGAATTATTAGTACGATCGGTTCTAGTACAAGTCATGAGCGAGTACTTGAAAATCCGGATTTAATATCTCAAACTGTATTAGCTAAAGGATTAGATTCTGGAACTGCATTTGAAATTCTATCGATTGATATTGCGGATGTTGATATAGGTAAAAATATTGGTGCAGAACTGCAAACTGAACAAGCAGAAGCAGATAAGAAAATTGCTCAAGCAAAAGCAGAAGAACGCCGTGCAATGGCCGTTGCTTCTGAACAAGAGATGAAAGCAAAAGTAGTTGAAATGCGCTCAAAAGTAGTAGAAGCAGAAGCGGAAGTTCCTTTAGCTATGGCAGAAGCACTTCGTGAAGGAAATATTGGTGTAATGGATTATATGAATTACAAAAATATTCAAGCTGACACTAGCATGAGAGATTCAATTAGCAAAGTCGGAGGAGACAAACCTTCTACTGAGGAACTTAAAGACTAA